The following proteins are encoded in a genomic region of Glycine soja cultivar W05 chromosome 17, ASM419377v2, whole genome shotgun sequence:
- the LOC114392008 gene encoding novel plant SNARE 11-like, whose product MDQLSAISEDLAEIDGHIADNFRALSNGFQKLEKIKDSNRQSRQLEDLTEKLRECKRLIKEFDKEVKTLESSFDRETNKMLNEKKQSMIKELNSYVALKKQYATNIENKRIELFEGPNEGYAEENGLLASSMTNEQLMDHGNRMMNETDQAIERGKKVVQDTINVGTDTAAALKAQTEQMSRVVNELDSIHFSIKKASKLVKEIGRQVATDKCIMALLFLIVIGVIAIIIVKLVHPENKDIRDIPGLAPPVQNRRLLWSHS is encoded by the exons ATGGATCAATTGTCGGCGATCAGCGAGGACCTGGCCGAGATCGACGGACACATCGCCGACAATTTCCGCGCCCTATC AAATGGATTTCAGAAGTTGGAGAAGATTAAGGATTCGAATAGACAGAGCAGGCAGTTGGAAGACCTCACGGAAAAATTGCGAGAATGTAAACG GCTTATTAAGGAGTTTGATAAAGAAGTCAAAACATTGGAGAGTAGCTTTGATAGAGAAACCAACAAAATGTTGAATGAGAAAAAGCAGTCAATG ATCAAAGAGCTAAACTCATATGTTGCTTTGAAAAAACA GTATGCTACAAATATTGAGAATAAACGAATTGAACTCTTTGAGGGGCCCAATGAAGGTTATGCAGAAGAAAATGGCTTGCTAGCATCCT CAATGACAAACGAACAGCTAATGGATCATGGAAATCGGATGATGAATGAGACAGATCAAGCCATTGAAAGGGGAAAGAAG GTAGTTCAAGACACCATAAATGTTGGTACAGATACTGCAGCAGCTCTTAAGGCTCAG ACGGAACAAATGAGCAGAGTTGTCAATGAGCTGGATTCAATCCATTTCTCTATAAAGAAAGCCTCTAAATTGGTCAAGGAAATCGGTAGGCAG GTTGCTACTGACAAGTGTATTATGGCACTTCTTTTCCTTATTGTCATTGGAGTAATTGCAATCATTATTGTAAAG CTTGTGCACCCAGAAAACAAGGACATTCGCGACATTCCAGGACTAGCTCCTCCAGTTCAGAACCGAAGACTGCTCTGGAGTCACAGTTGA
- the LOC114391422 gene encoding probable serine/threonine-protein kinase PBL19 → MKCFFFKEKCKSAPELHKKKTPAVNRAANSTGSVSSPKSVKDLYREKEHSFRVFTLQELRDATNGFNRMLKLGEGGFGSVYKGSITQPDGQGGDPIPVAIKRLNTRGFQGHKEWLAEVQFLGIVNHPNLVKLLGYCSVDAERGIQRLLVYEFMPNRSLEDHLFNKNLPTLPWKTRLEIMLGAAQGLAYLHEGLEIQVIYRDFKSSNVLLDADFHPKLSDFGLAREGPQGDQTHVSTAVVGTQGYAAPEYIETGHLKVQSDMWSFGVVLYEILTGRRSLERNRPTAEQKLLDWVKQYPADTSRFVIIMDARLRNQYSLPAARKIAKLADSCLKKNPEDRPSMSQIVESLKQALQYSDTTSQDIAESSSSSRSKLVRKK, encoded by the exons ATGAAGTGTTTCTTCTTCAAGGAGAAGTGCAAATCCGCCCCGGAACTGCACAAGAAGAAAACCCCCGCCGTGAACCGCGCCGCAAACTCCACCGGCTCCGTGTCTTCGCCCAAGAGCGTGAAGGACTTGTACAGAGAGAAAGAGCACAGCTTTAGAGTCTTCACTTTGCAGGAACTGAGAGATGCCACCAACGGCTTCAATAGGATGCTCAAGCTTGGAGAAGGGGGTTTCGGGAGTGTCTATAAAGGATCCATTACGCAACCTGATGGACAAGGTGGTGATCCAATTCCAGTTGCAATCAAAAGGCTCAACACTCGTGGCTtccag GGTCATAAAGAATGGCTTGCTGAAGTTCAATTTCTCGGCATTGTTAATCACCCAAATTTGGTTAAACTTTTGGGATACTGCTCCGTGGATGCAGAAAGAGGAATCCAACGGTTGTTAGTGTACGAGTTCATGCCCAACAGGAGCTTGGAGGATCACCTTTTCAACAAAAACTTACCAACCCTGCCTTGGAAAACAAGATTGGAGATCATGCTTGGTGCTGCTCAAGGACTAGCTTATCTACATGAAGGACTGGAAATTCAG GTGATCTACCGAGATTTTAAATCTTCAAATGTTCTATTAGATGCGGACTTCCACCCAAAGCTCTCAGATTTTGGTCTGGCTAGAGAAGGACCACAAGGTGATCAGACTCATGTATCCACTGCG GTAGTTGGAACACAGGGTTATGCTGCACCGGAGTACATTGAAACGGGTCACCTGAAAGTTCAGAGTGACATGTGGAGTTTTGGTGTTGTATTGTATGAGATCCTCACAGGAAGAAGGTCATTGGAAAGAAACCGTCCCACAGCAGAACAAAAGCTTCTAGATTGGGTCAAACAATACCCTGCCGACACCAGCAGATTCGTCATCATAATGGACGCTCGTCTCAGAAACCAGTATTCTCTTCCTGCAGCTCGCAAAATAGCTAAGTTGGCTGATAGCTGCTTGaagaagaatccagaagatagACCCTCCATGAGTCAGATAGTGGAAAGCTTGAAGCAAGCATTGCAATATTCAGACACTACTTCTCAGGACATTGCTGAATCCTCCTCCTCATCTCGTTCTAAATTGGTCCGAAAAAAGTAA